A single window of Onychomys torridus chromosome 8, mOncTor1.1, whole genome shotgun sequence DNA harbors:
- the Trim16 gene encoding tripartite motif-containing protein 16 isoform X1: MAELDLIAPGPLTGVSVHPLAPLVPDPRSAIPVEEEDVDSLGKPGEETQGQGCYPAKVGAPGDEGEEEILCDFCLGASRVRAVKSCLTCMVNYCEEHLRPHQENSKLHSHQLTEPAKDRDLRTCPAHHSPLVAFCYTHQQCICQQCGEGEHRGHSTVSLDAARRNKEADLRCMQLDLEQKLKLNENAITRLQANHKSVLVSVSEVKVVAEEKFGELLAAVRKAQADVMLFLEEKEQAALNQVNGIKTHLEYRSIEMEKSKQELEKLATISNTALFLEEYCKIKKTEETVFPSIYIGLKDKLSGIRKVITDSTLHLIQLLESYKEKLQEFSREEEYDIRTQVSAVVQRKYRTSKPEPRTRDEFLQYACDITFDPDTAHRYLRLQEDNRKVTNTTPWEHPYPDLPSRFLHWRQVLSQQSLYLHRYYFEVEITGGGTYVGLTCKGIDRKGEERNGCISGNNFSWSIHWNGKEFTAWHSDTETPLKASPFRRLGIYVNFPGGTLSFYGIEYDTMTLIQKFNCKFSEPVYAAFWLSKKENTIRIVDLGEEPEKPAPSSVETAP, encoded by the exons ATGGCTGAATTGGATTTGATTGCCCCAGGGCCACTGACCGGGGTCAGCGTTCACCCATTGGCCCCTCTGGTCCCAGACCCTCGGTCAGCTATCCCAGTAGAAGAAGAGGATGTGGACTCTCTGgggaagccaggagaggaaaCCCAGGGGCAGGGCTGCTATCCCGCAAAGGTCGGGGCTCCTGGTgatgagggggaggaggagatccTGTGTGACTTCTGCCTTGGGGCCAGCAGAGTAAGGGCAGTGAAGTCTTGTCTGACCTGCATGGTGAATTACTGTGAGGAGCACCTGCGGCCACACCAAGAGAACAGCAAACTGCACAGCCACCAGCTGACGGAACCCGCCAAGGACCGGGATCTGCGTACCTGCCCTGCCCACCACAGCCCTCTGGTTGCCTTCTGCTACACACACCAGCAGTGCATCTGCCAGCAATGTGGCGAGGGTGAGCACAGGGGCCACAGCACTGTCTCCCTGGATGCAGCTCGCAGGAACAAAGAG GCTGACCTTCGGTGCATGCAGCTGGACCTGGAGCAGAAGCTTAAGTTGAATGAAAATGCCATTACCAGGCTCCAAGCCAACCATAAGTCTGTTTTG GTGTCCGTGTCAGAGGTGAAGGTGGTGGCTGAAGAGAAGTTTGGGGAACTCCTTGCAGCTGTGAGGAAGGCCCAGGCTGACGTCATGCTTTTCTTAGAGGAGAAAGAACAGGCTGCATTGAATCAGGTCAATGGCATCAAGACCCACCTGGAGTACAGGAGCATCGAGATGGAGAAAAGCaagcaggagctggagaagttGGCCACCATCAGCAACACTGCACTCTTCCTGGAG GAGTATTGCAAGATTAAGAAGACAGAAGAGACTGTCTTCCCCAGCATTTACATAGGGCTGAAGGATAAACTCTCAGGCATCCGCAAGGTCATCACAGACTCAACTCTGCACTTAATCCAGTTGCTAGAGAGCTATAAAGAAAAGCTCCAGGAGTTTTCCAGGGAAG AGGAATATGACATCAGAACTCAAGTGTCTGCCGTTGTCCAGCGCAAGTATAGGACCTCAAAACCTGAGCCCAGAACCCGGGATGAGTTTCTCCAAT ATGCATGTGACATCACATTTGACCCAGACACAGCACATAGGTACCTTCGTCTGCAGGAGGACAACCGCAAGGTCACCAACACCACACCCTGGGAGCATCCCTACCCGGACCTCCCCAGCAGGTTTTTGCACTGGCGGCAGGTGCTGTCCCAACAGAGTCTGTACCTGCACAGGTATTATTTTGAAGTGGAGATCACTGGAGGCGGCACCTATGTTGGCTTGACCTGCAAAGGCATTGACCGGAAAGGGGAGGAACGAAATGGCTGCATTTCCGGAAACAACTTCTCCTGGAGCATTCATTGGAATGGAAAGGAGTTCACAGCCTGGCACAGTGACACAGAGACCCCTCTCAAGGCTAGCCCTTTCCGGAGGCTCGGGATCTATGTCAACTTCCCAGGAGGAACCCTTTCTTTCTACGGCATAGAGTATGATACCATGACTCTGATTCAGAAGTTCAACTGCAAGTTCTCAGAGCCAGTCTATGCCGCCTTCTGGCTGTCTAAGAAAGAGAACACCATCCGCATTGTGGATCTGGGAGAGGAGCCCGAGAAGCCTGCTCCGTCCTCAGTGGAGACTGCTCCTTAG
- the Trim16 gene encoding tripartite motif-containing protein 16 isoform X2 translates to MAELDLIAPGPLTGVSVHPLAPLVPDPRSAIPVEEEDVDSLGKPGEETQGQGCYPAKVGAPGDEGEEEILCDFCLGASRVRAVKSCLTCMVNYCEEHLRPHQENSKLHSHQLTEPAKDRDLRTCPAHHSPLVAFCYTHQQCICQQCGEGEHRGHSTVSLDAARRNKEADLRCMQLDLEQKLKLNENAITRLQANHKSVLVSVSEVKVVAEEKFGELLAAVRKAQADVMLFLEEKEQAALNQVNGIKTHLEYRSIEMEKSKQELEKLATISNTALFLERNMTSELKCLPLSSASIGPQNLSPEPGMSFSNMHVTSHLTQTQHIGTFVCRRTTARSPTPHPGSIPTRTSPAGFCTGGRCCPNRVCTCTGIILKWRSLEAAPMLA, encoded by the exons ATGGCTGAATTGGATTTGATTGCCCCAGGGCCACTGACCGGGGTCAGCGTTCACCCATTGGCCCCTCTGGTCCCAGACCCTCGGTCAGCTATCCCAGTAGAAGAAGAGGATGTGGACTCTCTGgggaagccaggagaggaaaCCCAGGGGCAGGGCTGCTATCCCGCAAAGGTCGGGGCTCCTGGTgatgagggggaggaggagatccTGTGTGACTTCTGCCTTGGGGCCAGCAGAGTAAGGGCAGTGAAGTCTTGTCTGACCTGCATGGTGAATTACTGTGAGGAGCACCTGCGGCCACACCAAGAGAACAGCAAACTGCACAGCCACCAGCTGACGGAACCCGCCAAGGACCGGGATCTGCGTACCTGCCCTGCCCACCACAGCCCTCTGGTTGCCTTCTGCTACACACACCAGCAGTGCATCTGCCAGCAATGTGGCGAGGGTGAGCACAGGGGCCACAGCACTGTCTCCCTGGATGCAGCTCGCAGGAACAAAGAG GCTGACCTTCGGTGCATGCAGCTGGACCTGGAGCAGAAGCTTAAGTTGAATGAAAATGCCATTACCAGGCTCCAAGCCAACCATAAGTCTGTTTTG GTGTCCGTGTCAGAGGTGAAGGTGGTGGCTGAAGAGAAGTTTGGGGAACTCCTTGCAGCTGTGAGGAAGGCCCAGGCTGACGTCATGCTTTTCTTAGAGGAGAAAGAACAGGCTGCATTGAATCAGGTCAATGGCATCAAGACCCACCTGGAGTACAGGAGCATCGAGATGGAGAAAAGCaagcaggagctggagaagttGGCCACCATCAGCAACACTGCACTCTTCCTGGAG AGGAATATGACATCAGAACTCAAGTGTCTGCCGTTGTCCAGCGCAAGTATAGGACCTCAAAACCTGAGCCCAGAACCCGGGATGAGTTTCTCCAAT ATGCATGTGACATCACATTTGACCCAGACACAGCACATAGGTACCTTCGTCTGCAGGAGGACAACCGCAAGGTCACCAACACCACACCCTGGGAGCATCCCTACCCGGACCTCCCCAGCAGGTTTTTGCACTGGCGGCAGGTGCTGTCCCAACAGAGTCTGTACCTGCACAGGTATTATTTTGAAGTGGAGATCACTGGAGGCGGCACCTATGTTGGCTTGA